The proteins below come from a single Aegilops tauschii subsp. strangulata cultivar AL8/78 chromosome 6, Aet v6.0, whole genome shotgun sequence genomic window:
- the LOC109780868 gene encoding uncharacterized protein, giving the protein MANGKNVMAMLFLTTIAAVAATRPAETYGAAEENTLKMATPSRKGVDATLAATRVVAAEKSIKKAESATTPEEAAAAKQDGAKSASAALKYNAISQQANGKGSSTSLGRKEAAGTLAAAHYVAAEKSIKKAETAKTPAKAVAAKRDAAKSVDDALKYGAISRKAAATSSSTSPNRKEGTTVAAKMFTKKAETATTPEEAAAAKQAAAKSTAAASKYGVISQQVAGTSSSTSPSRKEAAGTLADARIAAAEKSIKKAETATRPEEAASAKKDAAKSETDAMKYGAISQQATGKNGA; this is encoded by the coding sequence ATGGCCAACGGAAAGAATGTCATGGCCATGTTATTTCTCACCACCATTGCGGCGGTGGCGGCCACAAGGCCAGCCGAGACCTATGGCGCTGCGGAGGAGAACACATTGAAGATGGCTACCCCCAGCAGGAAAGGGGTTGACGCTACCTTAGCAGCTACACGTGTTGTTGCGGCCGAGAAGTCCATCAAGAAGGCTGAAAGCGCCACCACACCAGAAGAGGCCGCGGCTGCCAAGCAAGATGGAGCAAAATCTGCTTCTGCTGCATTAAAGTACAATGCCATCTCTCAGCAGGCAAATGGTAAAGGTTCTTCTACCTCCCTAGGCAGGAAAGAAGCAGCCGGTACTTTAGCCGCCGCACACTATGTCGCCGCCGAGAAGTCCATCAAGAAGGCTGAAACCGCCAAGACACCTGCAAAGGCCGTGGCTGCCAAGCGAGACGCAGCAAAGTCTGTTGACGATGCATTAAAGTATGGTGCCATCTCTCGGAAAGCAGCTGCTACAAGTTCTTCTACCTCCCCCAATAGGAAAGAAGGCACCACTGTTGCTGCTAAGATGTTCACCAAGAAGGCTGAAACCGCTACCACACCTGAAGAGGCCGCGGCTGCCAAGCAAGCTGCAGCCAAGTCTACCGCTGCTGCATCAAAGTATGGTGTCATTTCTCAGCAAGTAGCTGGTACAAGTTCTTCTACCTCCCCTAGCAGGAAAGAAGCTGCCGGTACCTTGGCAGATGCTCGCATAGCTGCTGCCGAGAAGTCCATCAAGAAGGCTGAAACCGCCACCAGACCTGAAGAGGCAGCATCCGCTAAGAAGGATGCCGCGAAATCTGAGACTGATGCAATGAAGTACGGGGCCATCTCTCAGCAGGCCACCGGCAAAAATGGTGCCTAA